A single window of Solenopsis invicta isolate M01_SB chromosome 3, UNIL_Sinv_3.0, whole genome shotgun sequence DNA harbors:
- the LOC120357346 gene encoding uncharacterized protein LOC120357346: MFDEIRYEINGVEIDRNRNVGITSTLKNYVSLTFDKGMIMQNAGWDMSSTLWENYFNFCVPLNLLLGFCEDYKRMVVNARHELILIRARNDNNSIVGTNRTTEPEIELFKVQWRMPHVTLNEVNKLSILRALESGRYLSMSFRSWDLYEYPLLQSTTKHSWAVKTATQLEKPRFVIFALQTGRKNIMSQDATIFDDCNLINVKLYLNSEFYPYDDLNLDFRKSRYSILFDMYQRFRKSYYGRDCYDTLLNVVTFLQRGPFTVIDCSRQNESIKSATVDVRIEFDCKENVPASTTAYCLILHDRVIEYCPLSNVVRKIM, from the coding sequence atgtttgatgaaattcgatatgaaaTCAACGGTGTGGAAATTGATCGCAACAGAAACGTTGGAATCACTAGTACTCTAAAGAACTATGTATCtcttacgtttgacaaaggAATGATAATGCAGAATGCCGGATGGGACATGTCGTCCACTCTgtgggaaaattatttcaatttttgcgtgCCGCTAAATTTACTGCTGGGCTTTTGCGAGGATTACAAACGCATGGTTGTTAACGCACgccatgaattaattttgatacgagcgcgcaatgataacaattctATTGTGGGAACGAATAGAACGACGGAACCGGAAATTGAATTGTTCAAAGTACAGTGGCGAATGCCACATGTTACGTTAAATGAAGTCAATAAATTGTCCATACTACGAGCTTTGGAAAGCGGGCGATATCTAAGTATGAGTTTTCGTTCCTGGGATCTATATGAGTACCCCTTGCTGCAGAGCACAACCAAACATTCGTGGGCTGTTAAAACTGCAACACAATTAGAAAAGCCTCGATTCGTTATCTTTGCACTACAGACCGGTCGCAAGAATATCATGTCTCAAGATGCTACTATTTTTGACGATTGTAATTTGATCAATgtgaaactttatctcaacTCTGAATTTTATCCGTACGATGACTTGAATCTAGACTTTCGTAAATCTAGATACTCCATCTTGTTTGACATGTACCAACGTTTTCGTAAATCTTATTATGGACGTGATTGCTACGATACGCTGCTTAACGTGGTCACATTTCTGCAAAGAGGACCTTTTACAGTGATTGATTGCTCGCGGCAAAACGAGTCCATCAAAAGTGCTACTGTGGACGTACGCATTGAATTtgattgcaaagaaaatgtGCCAGCGAGCACTACCGCCTATTGCCTTATCTTACATGATCGTGTAATTGAATACTGTCCATTGTCTAacgttgtgcgcaaaatcatgtaa
- the LOC120357095 gene encoding uncharacterized protein LOC120357095, producing MTRSRCIPSVYAVKHIVKMEQTERNLVEQSTRLNTHKEYMAWEQRCIEFIESLDERSRSKYPRLSIGGRQSVIACITRLEGLKQMMRGRFVQMGAGYSAGLRWREIDTVFESRILTGAVINFEHIEPYQFLEDAREIVLEHVQSVMQRHGNVKINAIFNGEFVAGDKRANKCITTRNYELFQCSDLHEWYQLHVIEIILASLEEFQERDSGWALSRILNLTININKYNPLHAGCNIQLPSKIMMKKAIVNVKSNDNACFAWSVVASLHPAERNTDRESSYPHYSTVLNLKGIEFPMTLPQIKKFEILNKISINLYCIEEKKLSIFPIRLTERKMDKHINLLYVQDDNVGHFALIKNMSRLMSSQLSKKKNKKFFCDRCLHYFSSNDKLEIHTMDCGKINDCAIILPSEDDKWLSFKNYCRKERMPFIVYADLECILEKTEDEKNYQHHRVFSIAYYVHCAYDNSLSMYRFHRDKNCIAWFVEQLKDFAQIVNNILSVNVPMDLTQDDWKKFNNATHCHICEKPFTNEIERVRDHCHLTGRFRGAAHSNCNLNYKDSHYIPIVFHNLSGYDVHFIIKEIATAYEGRIDLLPITKEKYISFTKNDQKNCIKLRFIDSFKFLASSLDKLASFLSKDKLCIMQREYSNLSTENFDLLTRKGVFPYEYVDCVEKLEESCLPPRELFYSSLTGDTVSESDYAHAVNVWQRFSIRTLGDYSDLYLKTDVLLLADIFENFRDSCIASYGLDPAYYYTLPGFTWDAMLKYTHINFELLTDIDMIMFIERGTRGGLSQCSNRYAQANNKYMKSYDPSKSSSYLMYFDVNNLYGWAMCQPLPYKDFRWVDDITNFNFMDIALDSPTGYILEIDLEYPQHLHDAHIDLPFCPMRDKPPGKRQDKLLATLYDKKRYVIHYRNLQQCTRHGLRVTKIHRILQFAQSPWLRDYIQLNTDFRTCAKNNFEKNLYKLMNNAVFGKTMENVRNHVDVRLVTKWKGRYGAEAMIAMPNFHSRSVFSENLVAIEMRKLEVKFDKPIYVGMCILDISKTCLYEFHHEYMAPMFREKCKIMYTDTDSLIYNIECDDVYEIIKRDINKFDTSDYAVDNAYGIPLVNKKVPGLMKDENNGAIMTEFIGLRAKMYALRVDGKNDTKKVKGIKSNVVAKSITFDDYTRCLHDEIEMTRQQSSIRSKLHEVYTISETKIALSPYDDKRYIMSDSIDTLPWGHYKIPM from the exons ATGACAAGATCGCGATGCATCCCATCAGTCTATGCAGTCaagcacattgtaaaaatggaGCAAACGGAGCGCAATTTGGTGGAGCAATCCACTCGATTAAATACGCATAAAGAGTATATGGCGTGGGAGCAACGTTGTATCGAGTTCATCGAATCGTTAGATGAACGTAGCCGCAGTAAATATCCGCGATTGTCAATCGGCGGAAGACAATCTGTGATCGCTTGTATCACGCGACTAGAAGGTTTGAAACAAATGATGCGTGGACGGTTTGTGCAAATGGGCGCTGGATATAGTGCTGGACTCCGATGGCGTGAGATAGATACAGTTTTTGAAAGTCGTATACTGACTGGTGCAGTGATTAATTTCGAACACATTGAACCGTATCAATTTCTAGAGGATGCGCGAGAAATTGTGCTTGAGCACGTGCAAAGTGTCATGCAGAGACATGGCAACGTAAAGATAAACGCTATTTTTAATGGTGAATTTGTCGCAGGTGACAAACGCGCTAATAAGTGTATCACAACAAGAAATTATGAACTCTTTCAATGCTCCGATTTGCATGAGTGGTACCAGTTACACGTCATCGAGATAATCCTAGCATCGTTGGAGgaattccaagaacgcgatagcggatGGGCGTTGTCGCGtatactaaatttaacaataaatataaacaaatataacccTTTGCATGCAGGATGCAACATCCAGTTACcaagtaaaattatgatgaagaaagcgatagttaatgtaaaatcaaatgacAATGCATGTTTTGCATGGTCAGTGGTGGCCAGTCTGCATCCTGCTGAAAGGAATACAGATCGAGAATCTTCATATCCACATTATTCTACGGTATTAAATCTGAAAGGCATTGAGTTTCCAATGACACtgccacaaattaaaaagtttgaaattctcaACAAAATCTCCATTAATCTATACTGCATCGAGGAgaagaaattatctatttttcctATACGACTCACCGAACGAAAAATGGACAAACATATAAATCTGTTATACGTGCAGGATGACAATGTGGGACATTTTGCGTTGATAAAGAATATGTCCCGTCTCATGAGTTCACAACtcagtaagaaaaagaataagaaattcttttgtgatcg atgtCTACATTATTTTAGTTCGAACGACAAGTTGGAAATTCACACAATGGACTGTGGAAAGATAAACGATTGCGCTATCATATTACCAAGCGAAGATGACAAATGGCtgagctttaaaaattactgtcgaAAGGAACGAATGCCGTTTATCGTATACGCCGATTTGGAATGCATCCTGGAGAAGACTGAGGATGAGAAAAATTACCAGCATCATCGAGTATTTAGCATAGCATATTATGTACACTGTGCGTATGACAATTCGCTATCAATGTATCGGTTTCATCGCGATAAGAATTGTATCGCGTGGTTCGTCGAGCAACTTAAAGATTTTgcacaaattgtaaataatattctgtcgGTTAATGTTCCCATGGATTTAACACAAGacgattggaaaaaatttaacaacgctACACATTGCCACATTTGTGAAAAACCATTTACGAATGAAATAGAACGGGTACGCGATCATTGTCATTTAACCGGTCGATTCAGAGGTGCAGCGCattcaaattgcaatttaaattacaaagattcgCATTATATTCCTATAGTTTTCCATAACTTATCTGGCTACGACGTGCATTTTATCATCAAGGAAATAGCTACAGCATATGAAGGACGAATAGATTTACTTccgataacaaaagaaaaatatatttcgtttacaaaaaatgatcagaaaaattgcataaaattaagatttatcgattctttcaaatttctcgcatctagtctcgataaattggcatcttttcttagtaaagataagctatgcataatgcaacgggaatatagtaatttatcaaCAGAAAATTTCGATCTGTTAACACGAAAAGGTGTCTTCCCATACGAGTATGTTGACTGTGTGGAAAAATTGGAAGAGTCATGTTTGCCACCGcgcgaattattttacagttcatTGACGGGTGACACAGTATCCGAGAGCGATTACGCGCATGCTGTCaacgtgtggcagcggttctccatCCGAACGCTCGGAGATTATAgcgatttatacttgaaaactgACGTACTGTTGTTGGCTGATATCTTTGAGAATTTTCGCGATAGTTGCATCGCGAGTTATGGACTCGATCCCgcgtattattatactttacccggttttacgtgggatgcaatgttgaaatatacacatataaatttcGAACTGCTAACAGACATTGACATGATCATGTTCATCGAACGTGGCACACGTGGTGGTCTGAGTCAATGTTCAAACAGGTACGCACAAGCCAACAACAAGTACATGAAGtcatacgatccatcgaaatcatcatcgtacctgatgtactttgatgtaaataacttgtatggTTGGGCAATGTGTCAGCCATTACCATACAAAGATTTTCGATGGGTAGATGacataacaaattttaactttatggACATCGCGCTAGATTCTCCAACAGGTTACATTCTTGAAATAGACTTAGAATATCCACAACATTTACATGATGCGCACATTGACCTACCGTTCTGTCCAATGCGTGATAAACCGCCCGGTAAGCGGCAGGACAAGCTCCTCGCAACCTTATACGATAAGAAACGTTACGTCATACATTATCGTAACCTGCAGCAGTGTACTCGTCACGGCCTTCGAGTGACAAAAATACATCGCATATTACAGTTTGCACAATcaccatggcttcgcgattatattcagttaaatacagatttcagaacatgcgccaaaaacaatttcgaaaaaaatttatacaaattaatgaacaacGCAGTATTTGGCAAAACCATGGAGAACGTGCGCAATCACGTCGATGTACGACTTGTGACAAAATGGAAAGGCAGATACGGCGCGGAGGCAATGATCGCTATGCCAAATTTCCACAGTCGTAGTGTCTTTTCAGAGAATTTGGTTGCAATCGAAATGCGTAAGCTTGAGGTGAAATTTGACAAACCAAtctatgtgggtatgtgcatccTTGACATATCTAAGACATGtttgtatgaatttcatcatgaatacatggcgccgatgtttcgcgagaaatgtaaaattatgtatactgaTACGGACagcttaatatataacattgaatgtgatgacgtatacgaaattataaagcgcgatattaataaatttgacacgaGTGATTACGCGGTTGATAATGCATACGGTATTCCGcttgttaataaaaaagtgcCAGGTTTAATGAAGGATGAAAAcaatggtgcgatcatgaccgaattcatagggcttagagcaaagatgtatgccTTGCGCGTTGATGGTAAAAACGACACGAAGAAAGTCAAAGGAATCAAGAGCAACGTTGTGGCAAAATCGATAACTTTCGATGATTACACGCGATGTTTACATGATGAGATTGAAATGACACGACAGCAGTCAAGTATTAGATCGAAATTGCATGAGGTGTATACTATATCCGAAACGAAAATTGCTCTTAGTCCGTATGACGATAAGCGATATATTATGTCAGATTCTATTGACACGTTGCCTTGgggacattataaaataccaatgtaa
- the LOC113006168 gene encoding uncharacterized protein LOC113006168, with protein MANYYVPIQTEACEKSTLPHTSMNYYIPIQTEACEKSTPPRYTSHILGRRFALTPTSYKWLDIGINAGSISYVELVLGDNRGNQIALPYKTWRSLIEKRMDIEGLMQSKTTPLLIHELIVQQIKLREEHIIKLTLHNTYICMKPATVSFMFELEHCIEHVYFALCQNMNNVTDKYKYFVTYLRQNCITNKNDAVNILRKIYDKSSHIECELIAYASDNIAYDSLNDK; from the exons ATGGCGAACTACTACGTTCCAATCCAAACCGAAGCTTGcgagaaatc aacattgccACACACATCAATGAACTACTATATTCCGATCCAGACCGAAGCATGtgagaaatc AACGCCACCACGATACACATCACACATTTTGGGGAGAAGGTTTGCACTAACTCCTACATCTTATAAATGGTTGGATATCGGAATCAACGCAGGATCTATATCCTACGTGGAATTGGTGCTGGGCGACAATCGCGGAAATCAAATTGCTCtgccttataaaacgtggagatcGTTGATTGAGAAACGTATGGACATCGAGGGACTTATGCAGTCAAAAACGACTCCATTATTGATTCACGAACTGATTGTGCAGCAGATTAAACTGCGTgaagaacatattataaaattaacattacacaatacttatatttgcatgaagcctgcaactgtatcatttatgtttgaacttgagcattgtattgaacatgtatatttcgcactgtgtcagaatatgaataatgttactgacaaatataaatattttgtaacttactTGCGTCAGAATTGCATCACTAATAAAAACGatgcagtaaatattttgcgaaaaatttatgataaaagttcacatattgaatgtgaattaatagcttatgcttcagataatattgcatacgattcgctaaatgacaaataa